ATTTGCGGGCGAAGTAGTGTCTCTAAATCGGAGTGAGCATGTATCACTATTTCTCCTGTGCGTTCTTGCAATTCAAGGGTTGATATAAACCCTATTAGTCCAAAACAGTGATCGCCATGAAGGTGCGAGATGAATATATGAGAGAGTCGGTTTTGATTTAATCCATTACGATAGAATTGACGTTGTGTTCCCTCACCACAATCTATCATAAAGTGTTTCCCGCGATATGTTAATACCTGCGATGATAGCTGATGGCGTCCTGATGGTTTTGCCGAACCACAACCTAATATGGTTAATTCAAACTCTTTCATTTGATATGGATTACCTTTTTTCGGACGTGGTATGCCACGCACGCCCCTACTTTCCATCAATTTTTAACGACCGGTTGCTCGTTTTAATTCTTTGTAGAAAGCTTGTTCATCGGGTGTAAGTTTTGATAGTATCTCCTCTTCATACTCCTCTAAATCTTCTTGCTCCTCTACTTGTGAGATTATTGATGTGCCTATGTCGTGCATATCTTTTATACTCTTTGCAGTTAGCAATTTGCTCGCTGTTTGTACTCCGTATGTTCCACCATGTAATATCATACTCAGGAGTATTGCCATTTCGGGTTTTATCTCAAACGAGACTATTACTTTCTTGCTCATATCATCTTTTGTTTTTGAAAAATTCCTGTATTATCTCGGCACACTCTTTTGCCATTATTCCTTTTGTTATTTCTGTTTTGGGATGTAACGCCTCGGGAGCAAATCGTGAGAATCCTCGCTTTGCATCATCGGCACCCCAAACCAAACGTCCTAACTGCGACCACCCTAATGCTCCTGCACACATTATGCAAGGCTCCAATGTTACATACATAGTGCATTTGTTCAGATATTTTCCGCCCAATTGGTTTGTTGCCGCAGTTATTGCCTGCATCTCAGCATGGGCAGTTACATCGTTTAGCATCTCTGTCAGATTATGCGTCCTTGCTATTACCATTCCGTTGCACACCACTATTGCCCCAACCGGAATCTCCCCGTCAGAGTATGCTGTTTGGGCTTCGCGATAAGCCATCTGCATAAACTTTTCATCATCTGAAATGCTCATTATCTAATCTTCAAGAAAATATGTTACACTTGTTACTACTCGCACCTCTTTTATTTGAGGTGTGTTATTATCTCGGTCGCTTATGGTAAATTGTCCTTGATTGGCTGTTTTTATTTTCCCCAACTTGCTTTGTGAATCGGCAGCAAATTTCTCGGCTGTTGTTCGTGCATTTATGGTTGCCTCCTCAATCATTTGGGGTTTTATATCGTTAAGACCTGTAAATGTAAAGGTTGGTTGATATTCGTAACTCCCTACTATGATTGCTACTCCTTTTTTTATTAAATCGGCTTGTTTAAGCATCAATTGGGTTACTAAGTTTACCTTATTTGATGTTACGGTTATTATGGATGTTACATTGTAACGGTATAAGTAGTTCTGATTTCCGTAACGCTCCGCCTGTAAATCTACTATCTCGGGAGCTGCAATAATTATCTCACTCTCATCTATACCATTCTCCTTTAAGAATGATATTATTATATTGTTCTTTGTATTTATGGTATTATATAGGTCTGTTAAGTTATTGCCTATCTCCTTAAATGTAATTGGCCATATTACCTTATCGGCCGGCACTTCACGTACAGATAGTCCTTTTACATTTACCACTCGTGACATTTCTGTTGTTGTAATTATGGCTTTCGCTATCGCAAAGCCACCTAAAAAGATTCCTATGGCAACCAATGCCGCGGCTACGGGTAATTTACACTTCTCCATAAATATTTTTTTTAGTTTTTAGAATAGCAAAGTTATAAAAATATTATTTATCTTCGCAAACGAAACGGAGTTATTATACGTTTGTTTTATATATTATTAATGTATGTATAAACTTTAAATTAAATAATATGTTAAGTAAAAGATTAGAAGATGCTCTAAATGCACAAATTAGTGCGGAGTTCTGGTCGGCATATCTATATTTATCAATGTCGGTTGATGCTTCGGCTAAGGGTTACAAAGGTGTGGCTAACTGGTTTGCTGTTCAATTTAAGGAGGAACAGGCTCACGCTCAAATTTTCATTAACTATGTTCTTGCTCGTGGAGGCAAAGTTGAGTTAGCTCCTATCCCTGAGGTTAAGACAAGCTGGGAGACTCCTCTTGAGGCTTTTGAAGATACTATTGTTCATGAGCGTAAGGTAACTTCGCTTATTAACGAACTTTGCCATATTGCGGCTGAAGAGAAGGATTTTGCCACTTCAAATATGCTTGTTTGGTTTGTTGATGAGCAAGTTGAGGAAGAAGAGAATGTTCAAGAGCAAATTGATGCTATGCGTGCTGTGGATGGTAATAAGTTTGGCTTGTATATGATTGATAAAGATCTTGCCACTCGTACTTACGTTACCCCTACTCCTTTGGCAGGAAAAGAGTAGATTCATTTGTTAGCTGTCTGATAACAGAAACAAGTCAACCATATAGTTATGGTTAAAAAATAAAAATGTAAAAGGTTGTCCAAACTTTGAAGTTCACTTCAATATAGACAACCTTTTATATTATAACTATTGTATAGGTTTATTATTTCCCTAACATTGCTTTTACTTGTTTTAGTACGTTCTCAGCAGAGAATCCAAATTTGTCATCCAACACTTTATAAGGAGCTGAATATCCAAAGTGATCTAATCCCCAGACTACTCCGTTTACTCCTACCAAACGTGCCATTGCCGAAGGTAATCCTGCTGTTAAGCCGAATACCGGTTTATCTGTTGGAATTACACTTGCTCTGTACTCAGGTGTTTGGTTGAAGAATAGTCCTGTTGATGGAGCTGATACTACTTGTGCTTTTATTCCTGCTTCGTGCAACAGGGGTAGTGCTGCCATTAGGGTTGATACCTCACTTCCGCTTGCAACCATTACAACATCAGGATTTTCATCTTTTGCCACGATGTATGCTCCCTTCTCTGCTTGTAGTGCCTCTTCGTAACGATCGCCGTTCATCGCTGGAATATCATCTACGTTTTGACGTGACAAAATCAATGCTGTTGGCGAATCGGTGTTCTCCATTGCTAACTTCCAAGCCACAACAGTCTCTGCACCGTCGGCAGGGCGTAGTACCAACATACTGTTTTTACCTTTGTGGTTTTTCAACTCTTCCAACAAGCGGATTTGGGCCTCTTGTTCTACCGGTTGGTGTGTTGGTCCGTCCTCTCCTACGCGGAAGGCATCGTGTGTCCATACATATTTTACAGGAAGTCGCATTAATGCAGACATTCTTGCAACTGGTTTTATATAGTCAGAGAATACAAAGAATGTTCCACTTGCAGCTATTATTCCTCCGTGCAATACCATACCGTTCATTACGGCAGCCATAGTTATCTCACTTACTCCTGCATGAAGGAACGCTCCCTCAAAGTTATATGGTGC
The sequence above is drawn from the Bacteroidales bacterium genome and encodes:
- a CDS encoding nucleoside deaminase; its protein translation is MSDDEKFMQMAYREAQTAYSDGEIPVGAIVVCNGMVIARTHNLTEMLNDVTAHAEMQAITAATNQLGGKYLNKCTMYVTLEPCIMCAGALGWSQLGRLVWGADDAKRGFSRFAPEALHPKTEITKGIMAKECAEIIQEFFKNKR
- a CDS encoding SIMPL domain-containing protein; the protein is MEKCKLPVAAALVAIGIFLGGFAIAKAIITTTEMSRVVNVKGLSVREVPADKVIWPITFKEIGNNLTDLYNTINTKNNIIISFLKENGIDESEIIIAAPEIVDLQAERYGNQNYLYRYNVTSIITVTSNKVNLVTQLMLKQADLIKKGVAIIVGSYEYQPTFTFTGLNDIKPQMIEEATINARTTAEKFAADSQSKLGKIKTANQGQFTISDRDNNTPQIKEVRVVTSVTYFLED
- a CDS encoding ferritin; the encoded protein is MLSKRLEDALNAQISAEFWSAYLYLSMSVDASAKGYKGVANWFAVQFKEEQAHAQIFINYVLARGGKVELAPIPEVKTSWETPLEAFEDTIVHERKVTSLINELCHIAAEEKDFATSNMLVWFVDEQVEEEENVQEQIDAMRAVDGNKFGLYMIDKDLATRTYVTPTPLAGKE